The following are encoded in a window of Nibricoccus aquaticus genomic DNA:
- a CDS encoding serine/threonine protein kinase, protein MASLKHIFNELHYELTRKIAEGGMGIVYEATQRGAGNFRKIVAVKLIREEYSTIPEFQKNFIGEARLVADLIHTNIVQTYHLGQVGGQYFMVMEFVRGIHLENVLDRHRALKKPIPVDLAAFIISRVARGLAYAHTKRDSDGRHLNIVHRDIGPKNVLLAYEGDVKLTDFGIAKALDLMYNEEGKVIAGKDEYLSPEQASYAVTDARADLFPLGIVLTELLLGRNIFRSADRLESRRNILTLPIPRFSTLRPEIDARLEAIIQKALQRDREKRYQSAGEMLTDLEVYLYSDRYGPTNEKLGVYLKELMEYHEPGVPPLSLRSPAPSSI, encoded by the coding sequence GTGGCCTCCCTCAAGCACATCTTCAACGAGCTGCACTACGAGCTGACCCGCAAGATCGCCGAGGGCGGCATGGGTATCGTCTATGAAGCCACCCAGCGCGGCGCGGGTAATTTCCGCAAGATCGTCGCGGTGAAACTCATCCGCGAAGAGTACTCCACGATCCCAGAATTCCAAAAAAATTTCATCGGTGAAGCCCGTCTCGTCGCAGATTTGATTCATACCAACATCGTCCAGACCTACCACCTCGGCCAGGTCGGCGGACAGTATTTCATGGTGATGGAGTTCGTCCGCGGCATCCACTTGGAGAACGTCCTCGACCGCCATCGCGCGCTCAAAAAACCCATCCCGGTCGATCTCGCCGCCTTCATCATTTCCCGCGTCGCCCGCGGCCTCGCCTACGCCCACACCAAACGCGACTCCGACGGCCGCCACCTCAACATCGTCCACCGCGACATCGGCCCCAAGAACGTCCTCCTCGCCTACGAGGGCGACGTGAAGCTCACCGACTTCGGCATAGCGAAGGCCCTCGACCTCATGTACAACGAGGAAGGCAAAGTCATCGCGGGCAAAGACGAGTACCTCTCCCCCGAGCAAGCATCCTACGCCGTCACCGACGCGCGCGCCGACCTCTTCCCCCTCGGCATCGTCCTCACCGAATTGCTCCTTGGCCGTAACATTTTTCGCTCCGCCGACCGCCTCGAATCCCGCCGCAACATCCTGACGCTCCCCATCCCGCGCTTCAGCACGCTGCGCCCCGAGATTGATGCGCGCCTCGAAGCCATCATTCAAAAAGCTCTCCAGCGCGATCGCGAGAAACGTTACCAGAGCGCCGGCGAGATGCTAACCGACCTCGAAGTTTACCTCTACAGCGACCGCTACGGCCCGACCAACGAGAAACTAGGCGTCTACCTCAAAGAGCTCATGGAGTACCACGAGCCCGGCGTCCCCCCCCTTTCCTTACGTTCCCCTGCCCCGTCCTCGATCTGA
- the erpA gene encoding iron-sulfur cluster insertion protein ErpA: MITLSPRAAAQVRTMQNELNAPEKRLRVFVESGGCSGFQYGMSFDEPKAEDTQFESEGVAVIMDAASLAYLNGSQVDFDDGLQGKGFEIKNPNAQSTCGCGKSFS; encoded by the coding sequence ATGATCACGCTCAGTCCACGCGCTGCTGCGCAAGTGCGCACAATGCAGAACGAATTAAACGCTCCGGAGAAACGGCTGCGCGTCTTTGTTGAGTCGGGCGGCTGCTCGGGGTTTCAGTACGGGATGTCGTTTGACGAGCCGAAGGCGGAGGACACGCAGTTCGAGAGCGAAGGCGTGGCAGTGATCATGGACGCGGCGAGCCTGGCGTATTTGAATGGCTCGCAGGTCGACTTCGACGACGGGCTGCAAGGGAAGGGATTCGAGATCAAGAATCCCAATGCTCAGAGCACGTGCGGCTGCGGGAAGTCATTTAGCTGA
- a CDS encoding phage holin family protein: protein MNLLTDNALLPGIDRLQASAAVLARGFDHRAELASLELGDARDHAVGLSGLFLIGAVAALLTGFAANFFVAALWWDTPHRLLAIGLAALVQAAVATTSIALCIHRARRWRPLPLTIDQLKKDSQCLRDLLNSPRR, encoded by the coding sequence ATGAACTTGCTCACCGATAACGCACTCCTGCCCGGGATCGACCGCCTGCAAGCCAGCGCGGCCGTCCTTGCGCGGGGCTTCGATCACCGTGCCGAACTCGCCTCATTAGAACTGGGCGACGCTCGCGATCATGCCGTCGGTCTCTCCGGGTTGTTTCTTATTGGTGCCGTCGCCGCGTTGCTCACCGGATTCGCCGCCAACTTCTTTGTTGCCGCCCTCTGGTGGGATACGCCCCACCGCCTCCTCGCCATCGGCCTTGCCGCCCTGGTGCAGGCGGCGGTGGCGACGACCTCCATCGCTCTGTGCATCCACCGCGCCCGCCGCTGGAGACCGCTGCCCCTCACCATCGACCAGCTCAAAAAAGACTCTCAATGCCTCCGCGATCTCCTCAACTCCCCGCGCCGCTAA
- the rpoN gene encoding RNA polymerase factor sigma-54 — protein MSGPSFSQDLRQRQTQSLVLAPQLRHSLKILQVAALDLRSVIQEELQNNPTLEELPMEGVSLDKEREADAADTRDSSESGTSDEGDRREEMDFSKEFEILNKLDEDWRDYMSQAGGSQSYTSEDAEKRQHFFDSLVTETSLQEHLMGQADLADLSPEIQEAMRYLIGSLDDRGFLTQTPNDIALQTGLPLDSVQQAAKILKGFEPAGIGCQTLEECLLQQLASKGRTDSLASRIVRDYFQLLSRRRIPEIARKLGSHMDDVQIAIEEIGTLDPAPGRRFADDSNRVVVADVTVEKDDDKWVIHLNSDYIPRLRISNTYRDLIAKGTLSKDEREYLRERMRSGKFLINSIEQRQQTIERITREILKVQHEFFEEGVSKLRPLTMTQIADAVGVHETTVSRAIANKFIKTPHGVFDFKYFFTPGYQNDNGASVSNTSVKEMINDLIAGEDRSQPLSDQEIVAKLQEKGINIARRTVAKYREELGLLPSNLRRDYT, from the coding sequence ATGAGCGGACCTTCGTTTAGTCAGGATCTCCGGCAACGTCAGACGCAGTCGCTGGTACTCGCACCCCAGCTTCGGCACTCGTTGAAAATCCTTCAGGTCGCCGCACTCGACCTGCGCTCCGTCATCCAGGAAGAGCTTCAAAACAATCCCACGCTCGAAGAGCTCCCGATGGAAGGCGTGAGCCTCGACAAAGAGCGTGAAGCCGACGCCGCCGACACCCGCGATTCGAGCGAAAGCGGCACCAGCGATGAAGGCGATCGCCGCGAGGAAATGGATTTCTCCAAGGAATTCGAAATCCTCAACAAGCTCGACGAAGACTGGCGCGACTACATGTCCCAAGCCGGCGGCAGCCAGAGCTACACCTCCGAAGACGCCGAGAAACGTCAGCACTTCTTCGACTCCCTCGTCACCGAGACTTCCCTGCAAGAACACCTCATGGGCCAGGCCGATCTCGCCGACCTCTCGCCCGAGATCCAGGAAGCCATGCGCTACCTCATCGGCAGTCTCGATGACCGCGGCTTCCTCACCCAGACGCCTAACGACATCGCCCTCCAGACCGGCCTCCCACTCGATTCCGTCCAGCAAGCCGCGAAAATTCTCAAAGGCTTCGAGCCCGCCGGCATCGGCTGCCAGACCCTCGAAGAATGCCTCCTTCAACAACTCGCCTCTAAAGGCCGCACCGACTCCCTCGCCTCCCGCATCGTCCGCGATTATTTCCAACTCCTCTCCCGCCGCCGCATCCCCGAGATCGCCCGCAAACTCGGCTCGCACATGGACGACGTGCAGATCGCCATCGAGGAAATCGGCACGCTCGATCCCGCCCCCGGCCGCCGCTTCGCCGACGATAGCAACCGCGTCGTCGTCGCCGACGTCACCGTCGAGAAAGACGACGACAAGTGGGTCATCCACCTCAACAGCGACTACATCCCGCGCCTCCGCATTTCGAATACCTACCGCGACCTCATCGCCAAAGGCACACTCTCCAAAGACGAGCGCGAGTACCTCCGCGAGCGCATGCGCTCCGGCAAATTCCTCATCAACTCCATCGAGCAGCGCCAGCAGACCATCGAGCGCATCACGCGCGAGATCCTGAAAGTGCAGCACGAGTTCTTCGAGGAAGGCGTCTCCAAACTCCGCCCGCTCACGATGACCCAGATCGCCGATGCCGTCGGCGTCCACGAGACCACCGTCAGCCGCGCCATCGCCAACAAGTTCATCAAGACCCCGCACGGCGTCTTCGACTTCAAATATTTTTTCACCCCCGGCTACCAGAACGACAACGGCGCCTCCGTTTCCAACACCAGTGTGAAGGAAATGATCAACGACCTCATCGCCGGTGAAGACCGCAGCCAGCCGCTCAGCGACCAGGAGATCGTCGCCAAGCTCCAGGAGAAGGGCATCAACATCGCCCGCCGCACCGTCGCCAAATACCGCGAAGAACTCGGCCTTCTCCCGAGCAACCTCCGCCGCGACTACACATAA
- the mpl gene encoding UDP-N-acetylmuramate:L-alanyl-gamma-D-glutamyl-meso-diaminopimelate ligase, protein MKIYFMGICGTAMGNAALLARAAGHEVLGADAGVYPPMSTVLAEAGITLHEGYDPVRLQRLAPDLVVIGNAMSRGNPEVEWLLDTRALAFTSLPALLHDSVLKTRKNIVIAGTHGKTTTTALTAFLLRENGRDPGFLIGGVPQDPPVGNHLGTAGDPFVIEGDEYDSAFFDKRSKFIHYAPHVAVLNNLEFDHADIFRDLADVQRTFGHLTRIVPRNGWIVMNGDDENLRALGTLGWTRVVKVGTGEGNDVRIAGFTEDGAGAAFTLLLKGKVWSDVHWTTPGLYNARNAAMAATAAALTVSPENPMAFKVEALERFRGVKRRQEILVNTAEITVIEDFGHHPTALAETLQSFRARFKGALLTAVFEPRSNTARTKTLQAGFTRALAMADEVYLGAVSRAEKLAAGERFDGDAVVQQLEAQGVEAHAPESSAALLEALTRATLPMKAGAKKRVVVFFTNGSFDGIIAKYAAAAKASVSS, encoded by the coding sequence ATGAAAATTTATTTCATGGGGATTTGCGGCACGGCGATGGGGAATGCGGCACTGCTGGCGCGGGCGGCGGGGCACGAGGTGCTGGGGGCGGACGCGGGCGTATATCCGCCCATGAGCACGGTGCTGGCGGAGGCGGGGATCACGTTGCACGAAGGCTACGATCCGGTGCGGTTGCAGAGGCTAGCGCCTGATCTGGTGGTGATTGGCAATGCGATGTCGCGGGGGAATCCGGAGGTGGAGTGGTTACTGGATACGCGGGCGCTGGCGTTCACGTCGTTGCCGGCGTTGTTGCACGACTCGGTGCTGAAGACGCGGAAGAATATCGTGATCGCGGGGACGCACGGGAAGACGACGACGACGGCGCTGACGGCGTTTTTGCTGCGTGAGAACGGGCGCGATCCGGGGTTTTTAATTGGCGGTGTGCCGCAAGATCCACCGGTGGGGAATCATCTCGGGACGGCGGGTGATCCGTTTGTGATCGAAGGCGACGAGTACGACAGCGCGTTTTTCGACAAACGCTCGAAGTTCATCCACTACGCGCCGCATGTGGCGGTGTTGAACAATCTGGAGTTCGACCACGCGGATATTTTTCGCGATTTGGCGGACGTACAGCGGACGTTCGGTCATCTGACGCGCATCGTGCCGCGTAATGGGTGGATCGTGATGAACGGCGATGACGAGAATCTGCGGGCGCTGGGGACGCTCGGCTGGACGCGCGTGGTCAAGGTGGGCACGGGCGAGGGGAACGATGTGCGCATCGCGGGGTTTACCGAGGATGGTGCGGGCGCAGCGTTCACGCTATTGCTGAAGGGCAAGGTGTGGTCGGATGTGCATTGGACGACGCCCGGACTCTACAATGCGCGCAATGCGGCGATGGCGGCGACGGCGGCGGCGCTGACAGTTTCGCCGGAGAATCCGATGGCGTTCAAGGTGGAGGCGCTGGAGCGTTTTCGCGGTGTGAAGCGGCGGCAGGAGATTTTGGTGAACACGGCGGAGATTACTGTGATCGAGGATTTCGGGCATCACCCGACGGCGCTGGCGGAGACGTTGCAGTCGTTTCGGGCGCGTTTCAAAGGCGCGTTGCTGACGGCGGTGTTTGAGCCGCGTAGCAACACGGCACGTACAAAGACGCTGCAGGCGGGATTCACGCGGGCGCTGGCGATGGCGGATGAGGTTTATCTCGGCGCGGTGAGCCGCGCGGAGAAACTGGCGGCGGGCGAGCGCTTCGATGGCGACGCGGTCGTGCAGCAACTGGAGGCGCAGGGCGTCGAGGCGCATGCGCCGGAGAGCAGCGCGGCGCTGCTGGAGGCGCTCACGCGGGCGACGTTACCGATGAAGGCTGGAGCGAAGAAGCGGGTCGTGGTGTTTTTCACAAACGGCTCGTTCGATGGGATCATCGCGAAATATGCGGCGGCCGCGAAGGCCTCAGTTAGCAGCTGA
- a CDS encoding pseudouridine synthase produces MLLAFNKPYGVLSQFTPEPGSAWRTLAEFGLPPRAYPVGRLDADSEGLLLLSNERALIDRLLDPRHAHPREYHAQVERIPSPDAIARLAAGGIPLGEHRTLPCRARLLDTPPDFPTRNPPIRFRKNIPDSWLSLELTEGKNRQVRRMTAAIGHPTLRLVRVRIGALTLASLALAPGHSRELTTPERQQLLS; encoded by the coding sequence GTGCTCCTCGCCTTCAACAAACCCTACGGGGTCCTCTCGCAATTCACCCCAGAACCCGGCTCAGCCTGGCGCACCCTTGCCGAGTTCGGCCTCCCTCCGCGCGCGTACCCCGTCGGCCGCCTCGACGCCGATAGCGAAGGCCTCCTCCTCCTCTCCAACGAACGCGCCCTCATCGACCGCCTCCTCGACCCGCGCCACGCCCACCCCCGTGAATACCATGCCCAGGTCGAACGCATCCCCTCGCCCGACGCCATCGCTCGCCTAGCCGCCGGCGGCATTCCTCTCGGCGAACACCGCACGCTCCCCTGCCGTGCCCGCCTTCTCGATACACCGCCGGATTTCCCTACGCGTAATCCTCCGATCCGCTTCCGCAAAAACATCCCCGACTCCTGGCTCTCCCTCGAACTCACCGAAGGCAAAAACCGCCAGGTCCGCCGCATGACCGCCGCCATCGGCCACCCCACGCTCCGCCTCGTCCGTGTCCGTATCGGCGCACTCACCCTCGCCTCCCTCGCGCTTGCCCCCGGCCACTCCCGCGAACTCACCACCCCCGAGCGCCAGCAACTCCTCTCGTAG
- a CDS encoding DUF883 family protein, with product MSSSNNASTQTIDDLKALLHDAEQALSGAGDVAEDKVAELRDRMRAALDKGSNAYARARECAKEKLGEADHYVRAHPYQAIGTGIAIGAVIGLLIGRRLP from the coding sequence ATGAGCTCCTCCAACAACGCCTCCACTCAAACCATCGACGACCTCAAAGCCCTCCTCCACGACGCCGAACAAGCGCTCTCCGGCGCCGGCGATGTCGCCGAAGACAAGGTCGCCGAACTCCGCGACCGCATGCGCGCCGCCCTCGATAAAGGCTCCAACGCCTACGCCCGCGCCCGCGAATGCGCCAAGGAAAAACTCGGTGAAGCCGATCACTATGTCCGCGCCCATCCGTACCAGGCCATCGGCACAGGCATCGCCATCGGCGCCGTCATCGGCCTCCTCATCGGCCGCCGCCTCCCCTGA
- a CDS encoding glucosamine-6-phosphate deaminase: MFKDQLPGIEIHETRRAMGASAARHFVSKLETALKTKARARIILGCAPSQDEFFAGLVQEAQAHPALWARVEVFHMDDYVGLPESHPESFRTYLRKHLLDHVKVAAFNLIRGEAASPYDEARRYSALLAAAPIDVIGMGIGENGHIAFNDPPVADFADPALVKVVEMDGACRQQQVNDGCFPDLAAVPKLALTITLPVFSQATSLCCVVPGPRKAQAVRNSLLDPIGTNCPGTLLRTHADARLFLDRDSSARYLDSKTKA, from the coding sequence ATGTTCAAAGATCAACTGCCTGGTATTGAAATTCACGAGACGCGCCGGGCGATGGGCGCGTCGGCGGCCCGCCACTTTGTCAGCAAGCTCGAAACGGCGCTCAAAACCAAAGCGCGCGCACGGATCATTCTGGGCTGCGCTCCTTCGCAAGATGAGTTCTTTGCCGGGTTGGTCCAAGAAGCGCAGGCCCATCCTGCGCTCTGGGCCCGGGTGGAAGTCTTTCACATGGATGACTACGTCGGGCTGCCAGAGTCACATCCCGAGTCGTTTCGCACCTACTTGCGCAAGCATCTGCTCGATCACGTCAAGGTGGCCGCCTTCAATCTTATCCGAGGCGAGGCCGCTTCACCTTACGACGAAGCTCGTCGCTACAGCGCCCTCCTCGCGGCAGCGCCCATTGACGTGATTGGCATGGGCATCGGCGAGAACGGACATATCGCGTTTAACGATCCGCCTGTCGCCGACTTCGCCGATCCAGCGCTAGTGAAAGTGGTCGAGATGGACGGCGCGTGCCGCCAGCAACAGGTCAACGATGGCTGTTTCCCTGATTTAGCCGCCGTGCCCAAACTCGCTCTCACCATCACGCTGCCGGTTTTCTCCCAAGCCACGAGTTTGTGCTGTGTCGTGCCCGGCCCCCGCAAGGCCCAGGCCGTGCGGAATTCACTGCTCGATCCCATCGGGACCAACTGTCCCGGGACTCTTCTGCGCACCCATGCAGATGCGCGACTCTTCCTCGACCGGGATTCGTCCGCCCGCTATCTCGATTCGAAAACCAAGGCATGA
- a CDS encoding DUF3185 family protein → MSKSLALAVLVVGAVLLVWGINSANSAGSEVTEALTGAPTDKSIWLIALGALGAIAGSVSLFRRRA, encoded by the coding sequence ATGTCTAAATCCCTCGCACTCGCAGTCCTCGTCGTCGGCGCCGTCCTCCTCGTCTGGGGTATCAACTCCGCGAATTCAGCCGGTTCCGAAGTCACTGAAGCTCTCACCGGCGCGCCCACCGACAAGAGCATCTGGCTAATCGCCCTTGGCGCTCTCGGCGCCATCGCCGGCTCCGTCAGCCTCTTCCGCCGTCGCGCCTAA
- a CDS encoding N-acetylglucosamine-6-phosphate deacetylase encodes MSAVRRLKASASASASVSVAPRADLFDLQVNGYAGVDFQQPDLSAAALAKVVRALHARRTSRILVTLITDSIERLCVKLRQFEAFRKKNAAGAATFVGYHLEGPYLNQEPGFKGAHEERFMHDPSIADFERLQDAAGGNIRLMTIAPELKGSPEFIVHLVKRGVRVAIGHSNADDSAIDEAIAAGLTLCTHLGNAVPQQVHRHDNIMQRLLARDELCAVFIPDGIHLPPHVLKNFVHAKPRNKVLFTTDCMAAAASKPGRYRIAHMEVDVGADGIVRLPGETRAFAGSSLTMDNAFANIQRFTGWSETEAHAACSTRVAKYLGL; translated from the coding sequence ATGAGCGCAGTTCGCCGATTAAAAGCTTCAGCTTCCGCTTCCGCCTCAGTCTCCGTAGCGCCACGCGCGGACCTTTTTGACTTACAGGTCAACGGATATGCCGGCGTCGATTTTCAACAACCGGATCTTTCGGCCGCGGCACTCGCCAAGGTGGTGCGCGCTCTCCACGCACGTCGCACGAGCCGGATTCTCGTCACGCTGATCACGGACAGCATCGAGCGCCTCTGCGTGAAGCTGCGACAGTTTGAAGCATTTCGAAAAAAGAACGCCGCGGGCGCCGCGACATTTGTCGGCTATCACCTTGAAGGCCCCTATCTCAATCAGGAGCCCGGCTTCAAAGGTGCGCACGAGGAGCGCTTCATGCATGATCCGAGCATAGCCGATTTCGAACGCTTGCAGGACGCGGCCGGCGGAAATATCCGGCTCATGACGATTGCCCCCGAGCTGAAGGGTTCACCCGAGTTCATTGTCCATCTCGTCAAGCGGGGCGTGCGGGTCGCGATTGGCCATTCCAACGCAGACGACAGTGCTATCGATGAAGCGATCGCCGCCGGCCTCACGCTTTGCACGCATCTGGGGAACGCCGTCCCGCAACAGGTTCATCGCCACGATAACATCATGCAGCGACTGCTCGCTCGCGATGAATTGTGCGCCGTTTTTATTCCCGATGGCATCCACCTGCCGCCGCATGTCTTGAAGAATTTTGTGCATGCGAAACCACGCAACAAAGTGCTCTTCACAACCGATTGCATGGCCGCCGCCGCCTCGAAGCCCGGCCGCTATCGGATCGCCCACATGGAAGTCGATGTCGGCGCGGACGGGATCGTGCGCCTTCCTGGGGAAACGCGAGCCTTCGCCGGTTCATCACTCACCATGGATAACGCATTCGCCAACATTCAGCGTTTTACAGGCTGGAGCGAAACCGAGGCTCACGCCGCCTGTTCCACCCGGGTGGCGAAGTATCTGGGCTTGTAA
- a CDS encoding alpha-amylase family glycosyl hydrolase, with the protein MSTATLQPSSTASRSKPAPSASVAGMGAIPLSGSSGVAFRVWAPHADAVSVVGSFNDWDAAAHPLAKEGSGNWYAAIPSAKPGDEYRFALKRGDDEFTRIDPRALRVTNSIGNGVIWQKPASPTSAGAKKFTPPTLDQLVIYELHIGTFNTSKETGPGTFASATEKLPYLRDLGINAVEVMPVAEFAGDFSWGYNPAHPYAVESIYGGPDAFLAFIEAAHAHGIAVILDVVYNHFGPGDLSIWQFDGWNENNLGGIYFYNDWRAQTPWGDTRPDYGRGEVRSYIRDNALMWFRDFGIDGLRWDMSVYIRTYKGNTGDPADDLKEGWGLCQWVNDEIHKEFPHAITIAEDLHDSEWIVKGTGAGGAGFNSQWDAAFVHPVRATMIVANDEHRSLDAVIGALKNKYDDDAFKRVVYSESHDEVANGKARLPSEIDANAADAYHARKRSTLGAALVMTAPGIPMLFQGQELLEDEWFRDEVPLDWEKQSRFAGVHALYRDLVSLRRNLSGHTAGLSGQHIETHHVNHEKKILGFHRWRDHGAGDDVIVIMNLSSEPVTDYAIGVPSTGNWRVRFNSDAKAYSPDFNDHTAPDAETVAEPLDGFEHRIVTGLAPYSALILSQDRAS; encoded by the coding sequence ATGTCCACCGCCACGCTTCAGCCGTCGTCCACCGCCTCCCGCTCCAAGCCTGCCCCATCCGCCTCCGTCGCCGGGATGGGAGCCATTCCGCTCTCCGGTTCCTCCGGCGTCGCATTCCGCGTCTGGGCCCCTCACGCCGATGCCGTGAGCGTCGTCGGCTCGTTCAACGACTGGGACGCCGCCGCCCACCCGCTCGCTAAAGAGGGCAGTGGTAATTGGTATGCCGCCATTCCTTCCGCGAAACCAGGAGATGAATACCGTTTCGCCCTCAAGCGCGGCGACGACGAATTCACCCGCATCGACCCGCGCGCCCTCCGCGTCACCAACTCCATCGGCAACGGCGTCATCTGGCAAAAGCCCGCCTCACCCACGTCAGCAGGCGCCAAAAAATTCACGCCCCCCACGCTCGATCAGCTCGTCATCTACGAACTCCACATCGGCACGTTCAATACCTCCAAAGAAACCGGCCCGGGTACCTTCGCTTCCGCGACCGAAAAACTTCCCTACCTCCGCGACCTCGGCATCAACGCCGTCGAAGTCATGCCCGTCGCCGAATTCGCCGGCGATTTCTCCTGGGGCTACAACCCTGCCCATCCCTACGCCGTCGAATCCATCTACGGCGGCCCCGACGCCTTCCTCGCCTTCATCGAAGCCGCGCACGCCCATGGCATCGCCGTCATCCTCGACGTCGTTTATAATCACTTCGGCCCCGGCGATCTCTCCATCTGGCAATTCGACGGCTGGAACGAAAACAACCTCGGCGGCATTTATTTCTACAACGACTGGCGCGCGCAGACCCCTTGGGGCGACACCCGCCCCGACTACGGCCGCGGCGAAGTCCGCTCCTACATCCGCGACAACGCCCTCATGTGGTTCCGCGACTTCGGCATCGATGGTCTGCGCTGGGACATGTCTGTCTACATCCGCACCTATAAGGGCAACACCGGCGACCCAGCCGACGATCTCAAAGAAGGCTGGGGCCTTTGCCAGTGGGTCAACGACGAGATCCACAAAGAATTCCCGCACGCCATCACCATCGCTGAAGACCTCCACGACAGCGAATGGATCGTCAAAGGCACCGGCGCAGGCGGAGCCGGCTTCAATTCCCAATGGGACGCCGCCTTCGTTCATCCCGTTCGCGCCACCATGATCGTCGCCAACGACGAACACCGCAGTCTCGACGCCGTCATCGGAGCATTGAAAAACAAATACGACGACGATGCCTTCAAGCGCGTCGTTTACAGCGAATCCCACGACGAGGTCGCCAACGGCAAAGCCCGCCTTCCGTCCGAGATCGATGCCAATGCAGCCGACGCCTACCACGCCCGCAAACGCTCCACCCTCGGCGCCGCCCTCGTCATGACCGCCCCCGGCATACCCATGCTTTTCCAAGGCCAGGAACTCCTGGAAGACGAATGGTTCCGCGACGAGGTTCCTCTCGACTGGGAAAAGCAATCCCGCTTCGCCGGCGTCCACGCCCTTTACCGCGATCTCGTTTCGCTCCGCCGCAATCTCTCCGGCCACACCGCCGGCCTCTCCGGCCAGCACATCGAGACGCATCACGTGAACCACGAGAAAAAAATCCTCGGCTTTCACCGCTGGCGCGACCACGGCGCGGGCGACGATGTCATCGTCATCATGAATCTCTCCAGCGAGCCCGTCACCGACTACGCCATCGGTGTCCCCTCGACCGGCAACTGGCGCGTCCGCTTCAACAGCGACGCGAAAGCCTACTCGCCCGACTTCAACGACCACACCGCCCCCGACGCCGAGACTGTGGCCGAGCCGCTCGACGGCTTCGAGCATCGCATCGTCACCGGTCTCGCCCCCTATTCCGCGCTCATCCTCTCGCAGGATCGCGCGTCCTGA
- a CDS encoding LacI family DNA-binding transcriptional regulator, with product MNIRELALLARLSAAATSLALRGSPKVSAKTRTRVQALARKAGYQVDARISSVMSHFRKPETARLTACFGLITFYPEERPWEKSIHMRQIYAGMERRAGELGYRVEPLWLRAPGMTHRRFREILEARGIEGLLCFGSPKFDEAFPSAFERCTAVNIGLSISTPLHRIISHAFNDTLTALNELYRRGYRRPGLVLSRYEEIRNGYAHASAYLGWCEHRSGEITARPILRMDRVDTGTLQAWLKSEGCDGVIFVHPQAELAQLQISLKRLRAAIPEELGVAVLSQNLEGTRFSGLQENQAVMGAWAVELLAARIASRDFGLPAMPRVELVESQWIKGETLRPVLVNS from the coding sequence GTGAACATTCGTGAACTTGCCCTTCTCGCCCGACTCTCAGCTGCGGCCACGTCGCTGGCGTTGCGAGGCAGTCCCAAAGTTTCCGCCAAAACGCGTACGCGGGTGCAAGCCCTGGCGCGTAAAGCGGGTTATCAGGTGGATGCGCGGATCAGCTCCGTCATGAGCCATTTTCGCAAACCCGAGACTGCGCGGCTGACCGCCTGTTTCGGCCTCATCACGTTCTATCCGGAGGAACGTCCTTGGGAAAAATCCATTCATATGCGGCAAATTTACGCCGGGATGGAGCGTCGGGCCGGCGAATTGGGCTATCGCGTGGAGCCCTTGTGGCTGCGTGCGCCGGGGATGACGCACCGTCGCTTCCGCGAGATCCTCGAAGCCCGCGGGATTGAGGGACTGCTTTGTTTTGGCAGCCCAAAATTCGACGAGGCATTTCCATCCGCTTTCGAACGCTGCACCGCCGTTAATATCGGCCTGAGCATTAGCACGCCTCTCCATCGAATTATCAGTCACGCTTTCAACGACACACTGACTGCTCTCAATGAGCTGTACCGCCGCGGCTACCGCCGGCCGGGCTTGGTGCTAAGTCGCTACGAGGAGATCCGCAACGGTTACGCCCACGCCTCTGCTTATCTCGGATGGTGTGAACATCGGTCGGGAGAGATCACTGCCCGCCCCATCCTGCGGATGGATCGCGTGGATACAGGAACTCTCCAAGCGTGGCTGAAATCAGAAGGCTGCGATGGCGTCATCTTTGTTCATCCACAGGCGGAACTCGCCCAACTTCAGATTTCTTTAAAAAGGCTGCGCGCTGCCATTCCTGAAGAACTAGGTGTAGCGGTGTTGAGTCAAAACCTTGAAGGAACCCGCTTTTCCGGGCTGCAAGAGAATCAAGCGGTCATGGGCGCCTGGGCCGTGGAACTGCTGGCCGCCCGCATCGCCAGCCGCGATTTCGGACTTCCGGCCATGCCCCGCGTCGAGTTGGTGGAGAGTCAGTGGATCAAGGGAGAGACCTTGCGCCCCGTCCTTGTGAACAGTTAA